The Staphylococcus sp. KG4-3 genome has a window encoding:
- a CDS encoding Fur family transcriptional regulator — MKTEEAINIIKNHGHKYTNKRREMLDIFVSEDKYINAKLIQQEMDKNFPGISFDTIYRNLHLFKDLGIVEGTELDGEMKFRIACTDHHHHHFICESCGDTKVIDFCPIEQIRAFLPKVDIHTHKLEVYGVCETCQQA; from the coding sequence CTATTAATATCATTAAAAATCACGGACATAAATATACAAATAAGAGACGTGAAATGCTTGATATATTTGTTTCTGAAGATAAATATATCAACGCGAAATTAATCCAGCAAGAAATGGATAAAAATTTCCCAGGCATATCGTTTGATACAATTTATCGTAATTTACATTTATTTAAAGATTTAGGTATAGTTGAAGGCACAGAATTAGACGGAGAGATGAAATTTAGAATTGCTTGCACAGACCATCACCACCATCATTTTATATGCGAGTCATGTGGCGATACAAAAGTAATTGATTTCTGTCCTATTGAACAAATTAGAGCGTTTCTTCCTAAAGTTGATATCCATACACATAAATTAGAAGTTTATGGCGTATGTGAAACTTGTCAACAAGCTTGA